The following proteins are co-located in the Microbulbifer sp. VAAF005 genome:
- a CDS encoding phosphoadenosine phosphosulfate reductase family protein produces MGRNASSQTLQPIPERTFHHDADLGSMNLRFAGAKPSEIMQFTMEHAQNPVVFTNFRPLAIAFLHLVTRAKPDIPVIWVDHGYNTPETYRHIENVVKSLDLNLRTYSPKMSAAHYNAVYGGIPQLDTPEHDFFSRTVKLEPFNRAMQELQPDVWLNGIRHDQNSHRKNLDIFTQGNHGTIRVAPMFHLKEIDVEEYVYENDLPDNDIYFDPTKGEEHRECGLLLEK; encoded by the coding sequence ATGGGACGCAACGCTTCCAGCCAAACTTTACAGCCTATTCCAGAACGCACCTTCCATCACGATGCGGATCTGGGGTCCATGAACCTTCGTTTCGCTGGCGCCAAGCCAAGCGAAATTATGCAGTTCACCATGGAACACGCTCAGAACCCGGTGGTTTTTACTAATTTCCGCCCATTGGCGATAGCCTTTCTCCACTTGGTTACGCGCGCCAAACCGGATATCCCGGTAATTTGGGTGGATCATGGATATAACACCCCGGAAACCTATCGCCATATTGAAAACGTGGTCAAATCTCTCGATTTGAACCTGCGCACCTACTCACCGAAGATGTCCGCGGCCCACTACAACGCTGTGTACGGGGGAATCCCGCAGCTGGACACCCCAGAGCATGACTTCTTCTCCAGGACCGTTAAATTGGAGCCGTTTAACCGCGCTATGCAGGAATTACAGCCGGATGTATGGCTAAACGGTATCCGCCACGATCAGAATTCGCACCGCAAAAACCTGGATATTTTCACCCAGGGCAACCACGGTACTATTCGAGTGGCACCGATGTTCCACCTGAAGGAAATCGATGTGGAAGAGTATGTTTATGAGAATGACCTCCCCGATAACGATATTTACTTTGATCCAACTAAAGGTGAGGAGCACCGGGAGTGCGGATTGCTGTTGGAAAAATAG
- a CDS encoding serine hydrolase domain-containing protein: MRRKLILMSVATLLCGFTYMFWPVYQFYAWSLNAVPLSPLGWQALPTKAPSTQELSDIGLQLAAGQSLKAIEDHREKIGAPAISAAVSACGAVVWAGAAGWADLEERVPVSTETRFRIGSTSKALTGTALARLVQRGAIDLDKSISNYLEPLPNPDWASMTPRQLASHMSGLPHYKKNSDWLGLYQTLALDVHYEDMYRALGIFDASELLFEPGTDFYYSTLGTVLLGAVLAGAEDKPYLEVMHDEVFTLSGMNSTEVSPLNGDIERNIARFYKSNGLSGSALRLREWRPVDLSHRLPGGGFISTPSDLVRLGAQFLKADYLSPGVREIFWAPQKLANGEVNEQNYALGWRVTEVEIPEVGLTKVANHGGVSRGSQSWLMILPEYQLSVAVNINRKTKDFWDFGRVSLDIASAFIHQQNTLNCE, encoded by the coding sequence ATGAGACGTAAGCTCATATTGATGAGCGTGGCCACACTTCTGTGTGGTTTTACTTATATGTTTTGGCCAGTTTATCAATTCTATGCCTGGTCACTAAATGCAGTGCCGTTAAGTCCATTGGGGTGGCAGGCTCTACCTACAAAAGCGCCGTCCACGCAAGAACTTTCCGATATTGGATTGCAGCTTGCCGCAGGGCAATCGCTTAAAGCAATTGAAGATCATCGTGAGAAAATCGGTGCTCCGGCAATTTCTGCGGCAGTATCTGCTTGTGGTGCAGTAGTTTGGGCAGGGGCCGCCGGCTGGGCCGATTTAGAAGAGCGAGTACCTGTTTCTACAGAGACTCGCTTTCGTATTGGTAGCACCTCTAAGGCTTTAACAGGAACCGCATTGGCGCGTTTGGTACAGAGGGGGGCTATTGATCTGGATAAATCTATCTCAAATTATTTGGAACCCTTACCAAACCCCGATTGGGCGTCAATGACCCCGCGCCAATTGGCCTCCCATATGTCTGGCTTGCCACATTATAAAAAGAACTCCGATTGGCTGGGGTTGTATCAAACTCTGGCACTGGATGTTCACTATGAGGATATGTATCGGGCTCTTGGAATTTTTGATGCTAGTGAATTACTTTTCGAACCGGGTACCGATTTTTATTACAGTACTTTGGGCACAGTTCTTCTGGGAGCCGTTTTGGCTGGTGCTGAGGACAAACCTTACCTGGAAGTGATGCATGATGAGGTATTTACGCTTAGCGGAATGAACAGCACAGAGGTATCGCCACTGAATGGTGATATAGAACGTAATATTGCTCGTTTCTACAAAAGTAATGGCTTGTCTGGCAGTGCCCTTCGCCTGCGGGAATGGCGTCCAGTGGATTTAAGTCATCGCCTGCCGGGGGGAGGCTTTATTTCCACACCCAGTGACTTGGTGAGACTGGGGGCTCAGTTCCTGAAAGCAGACTACTTGTCCCCAGGAGTCCGTGAGATATTTTGGGCGCCACAAAAATTGGCCAATGGTGAAGTGAATGAACAAAACTATGCCTTGGGTTGGCGGGTGACTGAAGTAGAAATCCCTGAGGTAGGATTAACAAAAGTGGCCAATCACGGCGGAGTTAGTCGTGGCAGTCAGAGTTGGTTAATGATATTACCGGAATATCAGCTTTCTGTTGCTGTGAATATCAATCGAAAGACAAAAGATTTTTGGGACTTTGGTCGAGTATCCCTAGACATAGCGAGCGCTTTTATTCATCAGCAGAATACACTCAATTGCGAATAA
- the glyS gene encoding glycine--tRNA ligase subunit beta: MAQDFLVELGTEELPPKALHKLMSAFADGITQGLKGAELSFGEVKAYAAPRRLAVAVFGLADKQQDKQIEKLGPAVKAAFDKEGKPSKAAEGFARSNGVDVEELGRKETDKGERLAFISEQKGAETESLLAGIVEKALAQLPIPKRMRWGARREEFVRPVHWLVMLFGNKVVNGEVLGLKAGNTSRGHRFHCNRELEIHSAHDYAQVLREPGYVMADFAERREAIRAQVIAEANNVNGEAVIDDDLLDEVTALVEWPVALTGRFEERFLEVPAEALISSMKEHQKYFHVVDEDGQLLPFFITVSNIESQDAAQVIHGNERVIRPRLADAAFFFETDKKTSLESRREKLRQIVFQQHLGSVYDKTERVAALARTIAEKTGSNGDWAERAGRLCKSDLVTEMVFEFADMQGIAGYYYAENDGEPLDVAKAMYEQYMPKFAGDELPASDTGTVIALADRLDTLVGIFGIGQPPSGSRDPFALRRASLGIIRILVEKRLDLDLRELLELARDNYPRTALGEYDKVVEQTLQYVLERFRARYEDQGIATEVFMSVAARKLSRPLDIDNRVHAVNAFSQLPESGALAAANKRVSNILAKLDSAVPSSVDEALLQEEAEKALFAAVQVARTEVEPLYSDALFAEGLAGLAGLRETVDSFFDHVMVMSDDEQLRNNRLALLAQLRALFLEVADISLLVPAK, encoded by the coding sequence ATGGCTCAGGATTTTCTGGTAGAGCTGGGCACCGAAGAGCTGCCGCCCAAGGCGTTACACAAATTAATGAGCGCTTTCGCCGATGGTATTACCCAGGGCCTCAAAGGCGCCGAGTTGTCTTTTGGCGAAGTTAAAGCCTACGCAGCCCCCCGTCGCCTGGCCGTAGCAGTATTCGGTTTGGCAGATAAGCAGCAAGACAAACAAATTGAAAAGCTGGGCCCGGCTGTCAAAGCCGCTTTCGATAAAGAGGGTAAGCCCAGTAAAGCCGCTGAGGGGTTCGCCCGCAGCAACGGCGTAGATGTTGAAGAGCTGGGACGCAAAGAGACCGACAAAGGCGAGCGCCTGGCCTTTATCAGCGAGCAAAAAGGCGCTGAAACCGAATCCCTGTTAGCGGGCATTGTCGAGAAGGCATTGGCTCAACTGCCAATTCCCAAGCGTATGCGCTGGGGGGCGCGCCGCGAGGAGTTCGTGCGCCCGGTGCACTGGCTCGTCATGCTGTTTGGCAACAAGGTAGTAAACGGTGAAGTACTCGGCTTAAAAGCCGGTAACACCAGCCGCGGTCATCGCTTCCACTGCAATCGCGAGCTGGAGATCCACTCCGCCCACGACTATGCACAGGTTCTGCGCGAACCCGGCTACGTAATGGCTGACTTCGCCGAGCGCCGCGAAGCCATTCGCGCCCAGGTGATCGCCGAAGCCAACAACGTCAATGGTGAAGCAGTCATCGATGACGATCTGCTCGACGAAGTGACTGCACTGGTTGAATGGCCTGTAGCCCTCACCGGTCGCTTCGAAGAGCGCTTCCTAGAAGTACCCGCTGAAGCCCTGATCTCCTCCATGAAGGAGCACCAGAAATATTTCCATGTGGTAGATGAAGATGGCCAATTGCTGCCTTTCTTTATCACCGTGTCCAATATCGAGAGCCAGGATGCCGCCCAGGTTATCCACGGCAATGAGCGCGTAATCCGTCCGCGCCTGGCGGATGCCGCCTTCTTCTTTGAGACCGACAAAAAGACCAGCCTGGAATCACGCCGCGAGAAACTGCGCCAAATCGTGTTCCAGCAGCACCTGGGTAGCGTCTACGACAAGACTGAACGGGTAGCCGCCCTCGCCCGCACCATCGCTGAGAAAACCGGAAGCAACGGCGACTGGGCCGAGCGCGCCGGCCGCCTGTGCAAGTCGGACCTGGTTACCGAGATGGTGTTCGAGTTTGCCGATATGCAGGGCATCGCCGGCTACTACTACGCCGAAAATGACGGCGAGCCGTTGGATGTGGCCAAGGCCATGTACGAGCAGTATATGCCCAAGTTTGCCGGTGATGAGCTGCCCGCCAGCGACACCGGCACTGTAATCGCCCTGGCGGATCGCCTGGATACTTTGGTCGGCATCTTCGGCATAGGCCAACCCCCCAGCGGCTCCCGCGACCCCTTCGCCCTGCGCCGCGCCAGCCTGGGGATCATCCGTATTCTCGTAGAGAAGCGCCTCGACCTGGACCTGCGCGAATTGCTGGAATTGGCCCGCGACAACTACCCGCGCACCGCCCTGGGTGAATATGACAAGGTGGTGGAGCAAACTCTGCAGTATGTACTGGAGCGCTTCCGCGCCCGTTACGAAGATCAGGGTATCGCCACCGAAGTATTTATGTCCGTTGCCGCGCGCAAGCTGTCGCGCCCGCTGGATATCGACAACCGCGTGCACGCGGTCAACGCGTTTAGCCAGCTGCCGGAGTCCGGTGCTTTGGCCGCCGCCAACAAACGCGTTTCCAATATCCTCGCCAAATTAGACAGTGCTGTACCCAGCAGTGTTGATGAAGCTCTGTTGCAGGAAGAGGCGGAAAAGGCTCTCTTCGCCGCAGTACAGGTTGCCCGCACAGAAGTCGAGCCCCTGTATAGCGATGCGCTCTTCGCCGAGGGCCTCGCCGGTCTGGCTGGCCTACGTGAAACCGTAGACAGCTTCTTCGACCACGTGATGGTAATGAGTGACGACGAGCAACTGCGCAACAACCGCCTGGCCCTATTGGCCCAGCTGCGCGCACTGTTCCTCGAAGTTGCCGATATTTCCCTACTGGTTCCTGCCAAGTAA
- a CDS encoding GlxA family transcriptional regulator has product MNKRQQTKSEVRKVAMVVCPGATSLDITGPLEVFALANDQLRSQGRFTNDYYEIQLVGLDSGPVKTSTGIKLYIDQAFEDVKDIHTLLVSGLPPESCLEACSNSTFLKWLAGQQAKVARIGSICSGALILARAGVLNGRRATTHWADVPTLQTFPEIEVDPDAIFVRDGNVYTSAGITAGIDLALSMIEEDHGRGLALNLARILVLYLKRDGGQQQFSVRLENQINSDRFAALIEWMYQNIEQLITVERLAQEAAMSPRNFARTFVRELGVTPARFLEQIRVERACQLFSEQNQSQEKVAKLCGFQSQEQLRRAFKKHKGILPSEYRKRFH; this is encoded by the coding sequence ATGAATAAGCGCCAACAAACAAAAAGTGAAGTTAGAAAGGTCGCCATGGTGGTCTGCCCAGGGGCAACCAGCTTGGATATCACTGGCCCCTTGGAGGTCTTTGCTCTAGCGAATGATCAGCTTCGCTCACAAGGGCGCTTTACCAATGACTATTATGAAATCCAGCTTGTGGGGCTAGATTCGGGCCCAGTTAAAACATCAACTGGTATCAAACTCTACATTGACCAGGCCTTTGAAGATGTCAAAGATATCCACACACTGCTAGTTAGTGGTTTGCCTCCAGAGTCTTGCCTAGAGGCTTGCTCGAATAGCACATTTCTTAAATGGTTGGCCGGACAGCAGGCAAAAGTGGCTCGAATTGGGTCGATATGCAGCGGAGCCCTAATACTTGCCAGAGCTGGTGTCCTTAATGGCCGGCGGGCTACAACACACTGGGCGGATGTGCCGACACTGCAAACATTTCCTGAAATTGAAGTTGATCCAGATGCGATTTTTGTACGCGATGGTAATGTCTACACCTCTGCAGGTATCACAGCAGGAATAGATCTGGCTCTGTCCATGATTGAAGAAGATCATGGGCGGGGCTTGGCGCTTAATCTAGCGCGTATCCTTGTACTGTATCTAAAACGGGATGGTGGGCAGCAGCAGTTCAGTGTTCGTTTGGAGAATCAGATAAATAGCGATCGTTTTGCGGCTTTAATTGAGTGGATGTACCAAAATATAGAGCAACTAATCACTGTAGAAAGGCTGGCTCAAGAGGCGGCAATGAGTCCGCGAAATTTTGCTCGTACTTTTGTACGTGAACTTGGTGTGACACCCGCCCGCTTTCTTGAACAGATAAGAGTGGAAAGAGCATGTCAGTTGTTTTCTGAGCAAAATCAATCTCAGGAGAAGGTCGCAAAACTATGTGGTTTTCAATCCCAAGAGCAATTGAGAAGAGCCTTTAAAAAGCATAAGGGTATTTTGCCGAGTGAATATCGAAAGCGTTTTCACTAA
- a CDS encoding GNAT family N-acetyltransferase, producing MLRAVKDTDLDRLEQLWLHSAAHSHPSLPRQFWLDRSHQFRLDHQGSKRCIVFTDRHAAVAEAFITITKNYRLAYLCVSPLFSNCGIGAQLISKASRGLPRLQAELLRENLRTRYFLQKHGFVESDRHYEAEYGQHILVMSHDAAFT from the coding sequence ATGCTTCGAGCCGTAAAAGACACAGATCTGGATCGACTTGAGCAGCTCTGGTTGCACTCTGCGGCTCACTCCCACCCCTCTCTTCCACGTCAATTTTGGCTGGACCGCAGCCACCAATTCCGCCTGGACCACCAGGGCTCCAAACGCTGTATCGTGTTTACTGATCGACACGCAGCTGTGGCTGAAGCATTTATTACTATTACCAAGAATTATCGACTGGCTTACCTGTGCGTCAGCCCGCTATTTTCAAACTGCGGCATAGGTGCTCAATTGATATCAAAAGCGAGTCGGGGGCTCCCTAGGCTCCAGGCTGAACTCCTCAGAGAGAACCTACGCACACGTTACTTTCTCCAAAAGCATGGGTTTGTCGAAAGTGACCGCCACTATGAGGCCGAATACGGTCAACATATACTCGTGATGTCACATGACGCAGCTTTCACTTAG
- a CDS encoding SRPBCC family protein, with protein sequence MKEAQVNREIAINRPIDEVWKVLAVDFDTAYEWMTLIPHSFAKEGKPVENASVEGRVCVLTNKGPSGLVADETITRFDEKNYELDVSVETKNTPPGFPVKKSLSQFKLSPSVGGGTTVNFTANMELNALGGVLSPVVKKMTGSQFEQMLKDLKIYMEKGGHLAKGAVA encoded by the coding sequence ATGAAAGAAGCCCAAGTAAACCGAGAAATCGCAATTAACCGCCCAATTGATGAGGTCTGGAAAGTCCTCGCCGTTGATTTTGATACAGCTTACGAGTGGATGACGTTAATCCCTCACTCCTTCGCTAAGGAGGGAAAACCTGTTGAAAATGCGAGTGTAGAAGGCCGGGTTTGTGTGCTGACAAATAAGGGACCGTCGGGTCTTGTCGCAGATGAAACTATTACAAGGTTTGATGAGAAAAACTATGAACTGGATGTCTCGGTTGAAACCAAAAATACGCCACCGGGATTCCCCGTTAAAAAGAGTTTATCTCAATTTAAATTAAGCCCCTCTGTTGGTGGAGGCACAACAGTGAATTTCACTGCAAATATGGAGTTAAATGCTTTAGGAGGCGTGTTGAGTCCTGTGGTGAAGAAGATGACTGGCTCTCAATTTGAGCAAATGCTGAAGGACCTGAAAATTTACATGGAAAAAGGAGGTCATCTTGCAAAAGGGGCAGTTGCCTAG
- a CDS encoding class I SAM-dependent rRNA methyltransferase, translating to MELILNRGAERRLKRGHLWIYSNEVDTKRSPLKGIDAGSQCQIHDSQGKLLGTAFVNPSQLICGRIVSRTIDFSKDTVCERIQTAFEQRQRYFSHPSYRMVYGDSDWLPGLVVDRFGDYLVVQVSNWGMERYQQTIVDKLVEMVNPKGILLRNDHQGRAVEDMPLVHTAAFGDVPEMVPFEENSVPLLAPVHQGQKTGWFYDHRENRRLLNRWVNGKRVLDLFSYAGGWGIQALANGAAEVVCVDASQQALDWCLLNADHNGFADKLKTIQGRALDVLKGLVAEGERFDAIVLDPPAFIKRRKDHKAGLAAYRHINELAMRLLAKDGLLVSASCSMHLQSDELLDCVRGAAHRLGRKASILASGGQGADHPVHPAIPETNYLKAHFVHLG from the coding sequence GTGGAGTTGATTCTAAACCGAGGCGCAGAACGTCGACTCAAGCGCGGCCACTTGTGGATTTACAGTAATGAGGTGGATACCAAGCGCTCCCCACTGAAGGGAATTGATGCGGGTAGCCAGTGCCAAATCCACGATAGCCAAGGCAAGTTACTTGGCACTGCTTTTGTAAATCCGAGCCAGCTAATTTGTGGCCGAATAGTCAGCCGAACTATTGATTTTTCCAAGGATACTGTTTGTGAGCGCATACAAACTGCTTTTGAGCAACGCCAACGGTACTTTTCCCATCCCAGCTACCGGATGGTATACGGTGACTCTGACTGGCTTCCGGGCTTGGTAGTGGACAGGTTTGGGGATTATTTAGTAGTCCAGGTCAGCAATTGGGGAATGGAGCGCTACCAACAAACGATTGTGGATAAGTTGGTCGAGATGGTTAACCCCAAAGGCATCCTGCTGCGCAATGACCATCAGGGTCGCGCAGTTGAAGATATGCCGCTGGTACACACTGCGGCCTTTGGAGATGTACCCGAGATGGTCCCGTTCGAGGAGAACAGCGTTCCACTTCTGGCCCCGGTACACCAGGGGCAGAAAACCGGTTGGTTTTACGACCACCGGGAAAACCGCAGGCTATTGAATCGCTGGGTCAACGGCAAAAGAGTATTAGATCTGTTTTCCTACGCAGGCGGTTGGGGTATTCAGGCACTGGCCAATGGTGCGGCAGAGGTAGTGTGCGTAGACGCCTCACAGCAGGCCTTGGACTGGTGTTTGCTCAATGCGGATCACAATGGATTCGCCGACAAGCTCAAAACCATCCAGGGTAGGGCACTGGATGTCCTCAAAGGGTTGGTCGCAGAGGGGGAGAGGTTTGATGCGATTGTGCTCGACCCACCGGCTTTTATTAAGCGGAGGAAAGATCATAAAGCCGGCTTGGCGGCCTATCGCCATATCAATGAACTCGCAATGCGTTTGTTGGCGAAGGATGGGCTGTTAGTAAGCGCTTCCTGCTCTATGCATCTGCAATCCGATGAGCTTCTCGACTGTGTGCGTGGCGCCGCGCACCGATTGGGGCGCAAGGCGTCAATTCTGGCCAGTGGTGGCCAGGGCGCAGACCACCCAGTCCACCCAGCAATCCCTGAGACCAATTACTTAAAGGCGCATTTCGTCCATCTGGGCTAG
- the glyQ gene encoding glycine--tRNA ligase subunit alpha, with protein sequence MSKQYDLSTFQGLIFALQDYWARQGCVILQPLDMEVGAGTFHPATFLRAIGPENWNAAYVQPCRRPTDGRYGENPNRLQHYYQYQVVMKPSPDNIQELYLDSLRAMGVDPAVHDIRFVEDNWESPTLGAWGLGWEVWLNGMEVTQFTYFQQVGGLECYPVTGEITYGLERIAMYLQGVESIYDLVWTRNPDGSPVTYGDVFHQNEVEMSHYNFEHADVEFLFATFDHCERESTRLIELGLPLPAYEQVMKASHAFNLLDARHAISVTERQRYILRVRTLARAVAQAYYDARRALGFPMADEALRADILAEDIEQEEKQ encoded by the coding sequence GTGTCCAAGCAATACGATCTCAGTACCTTTCAGGGACTCATTTTTGCCCTGCAGGATTATTGGGCGCGCCAAGGGTGCGTCATTCTACAGCCTCTGGATATGGAAGTGGGCGCCGGCACCTTTCATCCAGCGACCTTCCTCCGTGCCATAGGCCCGGAAAACTGGAATGCGGCCTATGTACAGCCCTGCCGCCGCCCTACCGATGGCCGCTACGGCGAGAACCCCAACCGCCTTCAGCACTACTACCAATACCAAGTAGTAATGAAACCATCCCCGGACAATATCCAGGAATTGTACCTCGATAGCCTTCGCGCCATGGGCGTAGATCCCGCTGTCCACGATATTCGCTTTGTTGAGGACAACTGGGAATCCCCAACCCTGGGCGCCTGGGGCCTCGGCTGGGAAGTTTGGCTGAATGGTATGGAAGTTACCCAGTTCACCTACTTCCAGCAGGTTGGCGGCCTCGAGTGCTACCCAGTTACCGGCGAGATCACCTACGGTCTTGAGCGTATCGCCATGTATCTGCAAGGTGTCGAGTCTATCTACGATTTAGTGTGGACCCGCAACCCGGATGGCAGCCCCGTCACCTACGGCGACGTTTTCCATCAGAACGAAGTGGAAATGTCCCACTACAACTTTGAACACGCCGATGTGGAGTTCCTGTTCGCGACCTTCGATCACTGCGAGCGCGAGAGCACACGCCTGATTGAGCTGGGCCTGCCGCTCCCCGCTTACGAGCAAGTTATGAAGGCCTCCCACGCCTTCAACCTTCTGGATGCGCGCCACGCCATCTCAGTAACTGAGCGCCAGCGCTATATCCTGCGCGTACGAACCCTGGCCCGCGCCGTGGCACAGGCTTACTACGATGCGCGCCGCGCCTTAGGCTTCCCCATGGCAGATGAAGCACTGCGGGCAGATATTTTGGCGGAAGACATCGAGCAAGAGGAGAAGCAGTAA
- the gmhB gene encoding D-glycero-beta-D-manno-heptose 1,7-bisphosphate 7-phosphatase, whose protein sequence is MAIIILGRDGVINENPDKFVKSADEWQPLPGSIEALAALSQAGHQLVIATNQSGLALGQFDLDDLEEMHAKMRTQVEDAGGEIAAIFYCPHGPEDNCRCRKPLAGLLDAIEAEFDTSLHDCYLVGDKLADLYLALEKGCKPVLVKTGAGDQTLQHLIEQPDPRLTTTSVFADLAHFSKYLLPQ, encoded by the coding sequence ATGGCAATTATCATTCTCGGCCGCGACGGGGTGATCAACGAAAATCCCGATAAATTCGTCAAATCCGCCGACGAATGGCAGCCCCTGCCCGGCAGTATTGAAGCACTGGCAGCGCTCAGTCAGGCCGGCCATCAACTGGTGATAGCCACCAACCAGAGTGGCCTGGCGCTGGGCCAATTTGATCTGGATGACCTGGAAGAAATGCACGCTAAAATGCGTACTCAGGTGGAAGATGCCGGTGGCGAAATCGCCGCTATTTTCTACTGTCCCCACGGCCCTGAAGATAATTGCCGCTGCCGCAAACCCCTGGCGGGTCTGCTAGATGCAATCGAAGCGGAATTTGATACCAGCCTGCACGACTGTTATTTGGTTGGAGATAAGCTGGCAGATCTTTATCTGGCGTTAGAGAAGGGGTGTAAACCCGTTCTGGTAAAAACCGGTGCAGGTGATCAGACTTTACAGCACCTAATCGAGCAGCCGGATCCCCGCCTAACCACCACCTCAGTTTTCGCTGATTTGGCGCACTTTTCAAAATATCTCCTCCCCCAGTAA
- a CDS encoding LysR family transcriptional regulator: protein MHKESIDWGDIQFFIAVARSKSARSVADDFKVSHSTVSRRIDALEEKLQAKLFYRSSKGYQLTEDGKAMLDYAQSAEQYLNAAQKHLQGGSNQLSGEVRITMPDVVASHLIIPYLNDFSRTYPEINVQLLVTSHVLDLESHQADIALRILPKGDVDVSDRLVARKLADLPSCCYGSPRYIEKSVPDDGHWLGWSGDDATLNWAKDTPYPQMPYQHQINHGLIQLEAVKSGLGLARLPCFLADGAEGVVRVPGAAPSSLHELWLVSNPEHRNVMRFKVFREFIVKLFSRLNDKLIGKA, encoded by the coding sequence TTGCATAAAGAGTCCATAGATTGGGGAGATATCCAGTTCTTTATCGCAGTAGCCAGGAGTAAGAGCGCTCGCAGCGTTGCTGACGACTTTAAAGTCAGCCACTCCACAGTCTCTCGCCGTATTGATGCCCTGGAGGAAAAGCTCCAGGCCAAGCTGTTTTATCGCAGCTCCAAAGGCTATCAGCTGACGGAGGATGGTAAAGCGATGCTGGACTACGCCCAATCGGCAGAGCAGTATCTAAATGCCGCGCAGAAGCATTTACAGGGCGGGAGTAACCAGCTCTCCGGGGAAGTTCGTATCACTATGCCGGATGTAGTCGCATCGCACTTAATTATCCCCTACCTAAATGACTTCTCACGTACGTATCCAGAGATCAACGTACAGCTACTGGTTACTAGCCACGTTCTCGATTTGGAAAGTCACCAAGCCGACATAGCACTTCGTATTCTCCCCAAAGGCGACGTCGATGTTTCGGATCGACTTGTTGCTCGCAAGCTCGCCGACCTACCCAGTTGCTGTTACGGTTCTCCGAGGTATATCGAGAAATCTGTACCTGACGATGGCCACTGGCTCGGCTGGAGTGGCGATGACGCCACATTGAATTGGGCCAAAGACACGCCCTATCCACAGATGCCTTATCAGCACCAGATTAATCACGGTTTGATACAGCTAGAGGCAGTTAAGAGTGGACTGGGGCTGGCCAGGCTGCCCTGCTTTCTTGCAGATGGTGCTGAAGGAGTCGTTCGGGTCCCTGGGGCAGCTCCATCCAGCCTGCATGAACTGTGGCTAGTCTCCAACCCAGAGCACCGCAATGTTATGCGTTTTAAGGTTTTTAGGGAGTTTATCGTGAAGTTGTTTAGCCGCCTGAATGATAAGTTAATAGGCAAGGCTTAA